The following proteins come from a genomic window of Pirellula staleyi DSM 6068:
- a CDS encoding secondary thiamine-phosphate synthase enzyme YjbQ codes for MGRNLAGAKKMFEKGENAWLQRQITLTPRRRGFHLVTSEIEAAIPELADFSVGLANLFLLHTSASLTINENADVDVRTDLETAFSAIAPEKFPYVHTMEGPDDMPAHVKASLLGCSLTIPIARGELVLGTWQGIYLCEHRNRGGARRLVVTLQGLVSDA; via the coding sequence ATGGGACGAAACCTCGCTGGAGCCAAAAAAATGTTCGAAAAAGGGGAAAACGCCTGGCTCCAGCGCCAAATCACACTGACGCCCCGTCGGCGTGGCTTTCACCTGGTTACCAGTGAGATTGAAGCTGCGATTCCCGAACTAGCCGACTTCTCGGTGGGACTCGCTAACTTGTTCTTACTCCATACCTCGGCATCACTTACGATCAACGAAAATGCCGACGTCGATGTCCGGACCGATCTCGAAACGGCGTTCTCGGCCATTGCCCCCGAGAAATTCCCCTACGTGCACACCATGGAAGGGCCCGACGATATGCCAGCCCACGTGAAGGCATCGCTGCTGGGATGTTCGCTCACTATTCCGATTGCTCGGGGCGAACTAGTGCTCGGAACGTGGCAAGGGATCTACCTTTGCGAGCATCGCAACCGTGGTGGGGCACGGCGGCTGGTGGTGACCCTGCAGGGGCTCGTTAGCGACGCGTAG
- the tmk gene encoding dTMP kinase — MFLSFDGVDGAGKSTQIRLLAEWLAARSLEVVVCRDPGGTPLGEKLRSILLDDHETPIHRRSEMLLFMASRAQLVEEVIRPALEAGKVVISDRFLLATAVYQAHAGGLVADDVWTVGKVAVGGMMPARVLLLDMPAAEASKRIARAHDRMESQGLAYLERVRQGFLLEAERDPQTIRAIDAARDPQAVHADVVAAVEPLLLAREPLR; from the coding sequence ATGTTCCTCAGTTTCGATGGCGTCGATGGCGCCGGCAAATCGACACAAATTCGCCTCCTGGCCGAGTGGCTTGCCGCGCGGTCGCTGGAAGTGGTTGTCTGCCGCGATCCTGGGGGAACACCACTCGGCGAGAAGCTCCGCTCGATCTTGCTCGACGATCATGAAACGCCGATCCACCGACGTAGCGAAATGCTGCTGTTCATGGCCTCGCGGGCTCAGCTCGTCGAAGAGGTGATCCGCCCGGCGCTCGAGGCTGGAAAAGTGGTGATTAGCGACCGGTTTCTGCTAGCGACTGCGGTCTACCAAGCACATGCCGGGGGACTGGTGGCCGACGATGTTTGGACGGTTGGAAAAGTGGCGGTCGGCGGCATGATGCCAGCCCGCGTTCTGCTGCTGGATATGCCAGCGGCCGAGGCATCGAAGCGCATCGCCCGGGCGCACGACCGAATGGAATCGCAGGGGCTGGCCTACCTCGAACGTGTCCGGCAAGGCTTTTTGCTCGAAGCCGAGCGCGATCCGCAGACCATTCGCGCAATCGATGCCGCGCGCGACCCGCAGGCTGTGCACGCCGATGTGGTGGCGGCTGTCGAGCCACTTCTGCTTGCCCGCGAGCCGCTGCGATGA
- a CDS encoding DNA polymerase ligase N-terminal domain-containing protein produces MHCFVILRHEMPERDGRTSHFDLLLEEESNARSFALDELPSEEAGVHAISLEPHRLHYLDYEGEVSGGRGTVTRIDRGQYRLIQDDEEMIIVRLDGTVYHGMLAIERDRTKEGPYEHFLVSFETLERHSPAESSL; encoded by the coding sequence ATGCATTGCTTTGTGATCTTGCGGCACGAGATGCCCGAGCGTGATGGGCGGACTTCGCACTTCGATCTGCTGCTCGAAGAAGAATCGAACGCGCGTTCGTTTGCACTCGACGAACTTCCGTCGGAAGAAGCTGGCGTGCATGCGATATCGCTCGAGCCTCATCGCCTCCACTACCTCGATTACGAAGGGGAAGTCTCGGGTGGCCGGGGGACTGTTACCCGCATTGATCGAGGCCAATATCGTCTGATTCAAGACGATGAAGAGATGATCATCGTGCGGCTCGATGGAACGGTCTATCACGGCATGCTCGCCATCGAGCGCGATCGAACGAAAGAGGGGCCTTACGAACATTTTCTCGTCAGCTTCGAGACGCTCGAGCGCCATTCACCTGCCGAGAGTTCCCTCTAG
- a CDS encoding DNA polymerase III subunit delta' produces MSDSPQGSWHGVVGHLDVVSRFEAMLAGGRMASTFLLVGPSGIGKRTFAIQLAKALLCKHSPDGRLKACGRCPDCLQVDSLSHTDLQVISKPADKAFIPLELLIGDKEHRMRAGLCYDLSLRPRDGGRKIAIIDDADYLNKEGANALLKTLEEPPPRSVLMLLGTSEQRQLPTIRSRCQIIRMSRLHETSIADLLVRHQLCDSPELAAKIAGLSAGSMQQAILLLGEGVLEFRRDLLAKLSTLPLETLGVAKMVSQFVEAAGKESPAKRARMKQVLEMAQQLYRGFLYAATTGTEPAIEERDHELTSAVQKLYRTLGPQPELAADLVDLAIDAETHIDGNVNLTGLAEWWTGSTSGLTTKLARGQATRR; encoded by the coding sequence ATGAGTGATTCCCCCCAAGGTAGCTGGCACGGTGTGGTGGGGCACCTCGACGTGGTGTCCCGTTTCGAGGCCATGCTTGCCGGCGGTCGCATGGCCAGCACCTTCTTGCTCGTCGGCCCATCCGGCATTGGCAAACGGACCTTTGCCATCCAGCTCGCCAAAGCGTTGCTCTGCAAACATTCGCCTGACGGAAGACTCAAGGCGTGTGGTCGCTGCCCCGACTGTCTGCAGGTCGATTCGCTGAGCCATACCGATTTGCAGGTGATCAGCAAACCAGCCGACAAAGCGTTTATTCCGCTGGAACTGCTGATCGGCGACAAAGAACACCGCATGCGGGCCGGACTTTGCTACGACCTGTCGCTGCGGCCGCGCGATGGTGGTCGCAAGATCGCGATTATCGACGACGCCGACTACCTGAACAAAGAAGGGGCGAACGCTCTGCTCAAGACCCTCGAAGAGCCGCCGCCACGTTCCGTGCTGATGCTCTTGGGGACTAGCGAGCAGCGTCAATTGCCCACAATTCGGTCGCGCTGTCAGATTATTCGAATGTCGCGGCTCCACGAGACCTCCATCGCCGATTTGCTGGTGCGGCATCAGCTGTGCGATTCCCCGGAACTGGCGGCCAAGATCGCCGGACTCTCAGCGGGGAGCATGCAGCAGGCGATTTTGCTGCTGGGCGAAGGGGTGCTCGAGTTTCGCCGTGATCTGCTCGCCAAACTTTCGACGCTGCCGCTCGAAACGCTCGGGGTCGCCAAAATGGTGAGCCAGTTTGTGGAAGCAGCGGGCAAAGAGTCCCCTGCCAAGCGGGCTCGTATGAAACAAGTGCTCGAGATGGCTCAGCAGCTGTATCGAGGATTCCTTTACGCTGCCACCACCGGCACCGAGCCAGCGATCGAAGAACGAGACCACGAGCTTACGAGCGCCGTGCAGAAGCTCTATCGCACCCTCGGACCTCAGCCTGAGCTGGCAGCCGACCTGGTCGATCTGGCGATCGATGCGGAAACGCACATCGACGGGAACGTAAACCTCACCGGGCTGGCAGAGTGGTGGACCGGCTCAACTAGTGGGCTGACGACCAAACTGGCCCGAGGACAGGCTACGCGTCGCTAA
- a CDS encoding DUF11 domain-containing protein, producing the protein MDRVAHSRIAIGLGLLCLCWGGGCARVQVPAIDPTGASIFSGQSTTLAPFDGPLARWHREKHAANQGLASAPIGQAPQAPCNPPLVAGPPGMQPPLPQQLVVQPCGAPLPVAPPIAAPSTCQPRELPPPPASSFAPSCNEKGMPKSPQLLITPQRIVAPVCSEVLLAAGICGPEGYYVTRRPIEWMVAQDGVGQIVAIGKESPLGVSHLLRGSPDKLGTNFALAHTSTIAQCIDKGTPDPSDDVNLGKGQSWISVTSPTEGTSYVTVVAPKEHSWETRRATATIYWIDAKWTLPSCRFARAGEKQVLTTVVKRKNGDPVVGWTVRYEVLEGPESDIGAMNQRSIEVKTNERGEATTELLPRSVTPGITTVGVQIIRPQSVRGDLPQMVVGQGVAAIRWSAPGLVVHSVGPSTVEADGAISYRVEVANTGDIPSPGVTLSYTPPPGLTVLNSTPAAQPFGQRLEWRLGDLPPGGAAAIEINCRATRTADIRSTFDARNSAGLTAQSSVSTRIVASALSVVMTGPESVEVGGTAQFRVEVTNTSSAPLTNVTITDNFPPGLAHSERQPSPIVRTLGTLEPGQTGRFAVTFVVLQPGQHCHRLDVTADNTTGASTRGCVTGVAPAAAPPTLSLRMDGPSALEVDQAGSYTVDVSNTGSSKATSVIVRLEFSTSLAPREATGGRLEQPGQPGLTWQLAEINPGETVRLRVNCQGLAADQRAVVKATVQSRETVSKIEEYGTRISARAPAVPAPVPPRNPDPAPAPALPARPAPAIPAEPAAGTLRVTIAETADPIQEGRNTTYLIVLRNERTVADRDVTLTIVASEGLKIVGIAGPTREVGVTPDGRQAELSPIAEMRAGEQLPAYRIEVQGTRPGRQVFRVLVQSARDTAGQTVEVETTVNMASGLRP; encoded by the coding sequence ATGGATCGCGTCGCTCATTCACGAATCGCCATCGGGCTGGGGCTTTTGTGCCTCTGCTGGGGCGGCGGATGCGCGAGAGTGCAGGTTCCGGCCATCGATCCCACAGGGGCCAGTATCTTTTCCGGACAATCGACCACGCTGGCACCCTTTGATGGCCCGCTGGCCCGCTGGCATCGTGAAAAACATGCCGCCAATCAGGGGCTTGCAAGTGCTCCCATCGGGCAAGCTCCCCAAGCACCTTGCAATCCGCCGCTGGTGGCTGGTCCACCCGGCATGCAGCCGCCACTCCCTCAGCAGTTAGTGGTGCAGCCTTGTGGGGCGCCGCTGCCGGTGGCTCCACCGATTGCTGCTCCCAGCACCTGTCAGCCGCGAGAGTTGCCCCCGCCACCTGCCAGTTCGTTTGCACCGTCGTGCAACGAGAAGGGGATGCCCAAATCGCCGCAACTGCTCATCACTCCCCAGCGAATCGTGGCCCCGGTTTGCAGTGAAGTGCTGCTGGCCGCTGGCATCTGTGGTCCCGAGGGATACTATGTCACGCGCCGTCCGATCGAGTGGATGGTGGCCCAGGATGGCGTGGGGCAGATCGTGGCGATTGGTAAAGAGAGTCCTCTCGGCGTCTCGCATTTGCTGCGTGGTTCGCCCGACAAACTGGGGACCAACTTCGCACTGGCACACACGTCGACCATTGCTCAGTGCATCGACAAAGGGACTCCCGACCCGAGCGACGATGTGAATCTCGGCAAGGGACAAAGCTGGATCAGTGTCACGAGCCCCACCGAGGGGACGTCGTACGTGACGGTGGTCGCTCCGAAAGAACATTCGTGGGAAACACGCCGCGCAACGGCCACCATCTACTGGATCGATGCCAAGTGGACCCTGCCGAGTTGCCGCTTCGCACGGGCTGGTGAGAAGCAGGTTCTGACGACCGTCGTGAAGCGAAAAAATGGGGACCCGGTGGTCGGCTGGACCGTGCGCTACGAAGTGCTCGAAGGGCCGGAGTCCGACATCGGCGCGATGAATCAGCGCAGTATTGAAGTGAAAACCAACGAGCGGGGCGAAGCGACTACCGAACTGCTGCCCCGCAGTGTCACCCCTGGCATCACCACGGTCGGCGTGCAGATCATTCGCCCACAAAGTGTGCGCGGCGATCTGCCACAAATGGTGGTGGGACAAGGTGTCGCCGCGATTCGCTGGAGCGCTCCCGGTCTGGTGGTTCATTCGGTAGGACCCAGCACGGTCGAGGCTGACGGCGCAATCAGCTACCGCGTCGAAGTGGCCAACACCGGCGATATCCCCAGCCCCGGGGTCACCCTCAGCTATACACCACCACCAGGTTTGACCGTGCTCAACAGCACGCCCGCTGCACAGCCGTTTGGTCAGCGACTCGAATGGCGTTTGGGAGATCTTCCGCCCGGTGGAGCGGCGGCGATCGAAATCAACTGCCGCGCGACACGAACAGCCGACATTCGCAGCACCTTCGACGCTCGCAACAGTGCTGGACTCACCGCACAAAGCAGCGTGTCGACACGCATTGTCGCCTCGGCTCTTTCGGTTGTGATGACCGGTCCGGAATCGGTTGAAGTGGGTGGAACGGCCCAGTTCCGTGTCGAGGTGACTAACACCAGCAGCGCACCACTCACCAACGTTACGATCACCGATAATTTCCCACCAGGTTTGGCCCATAGCGAACGTCAGCCGAGTCCGATTGTCCGCACGCTGGGGACACTCGAGCCGGGGCAAACAGGCCGTTTTGCAGTCACGTTCGTGGTGCTTCAGCCAGGGCAGCACTGCCATCGACTCGATGTCACGGCCGACAACACCACGGGGGCGAGTACGCGCGGCTGTGTGACTGGCGTTGCCCCAGCCGCTGCTCCGCCGACCTTGTCGCTTCGCATGGATGGCCCTTCAGCGCTCGAAGTCGATCAGGCGGGAAGTTACACCGTTGATGTGTCGAACACCGGCAGCTCGAAAGCGACGAGCGTAATCGTGCGACTCGAATTCTCGACATCGCTGGCCCCGCGTGAGGCGACCGGTGGACGACTCGAACAGCCGGGCCAACCAGGGCTGACGTGGCAACTGGCCGAGATCAATCCTGGTGAAACAGTCCGTCTGCGCGTGAATTGTCAGGGACTGGCTGCCGATCAGCGAGCTGTGGTGAAAGCGACGGTGCAGAGCCGCGAAACGGTCTCCAAAATCGAAGAGTACGGCACACGTATTTCCGCTCGTGCTCCGGCTGTGCCAGCTCCTGTGCCGCCACGCAATCCCGATCCAGCACCGGCCCCAGCGCTCCCGGCCCGACCAGCACCAGCCATTCCGGCAGAACCTGCTGCGGGAACCTTGCGTGTAACGATCGCCGAAACTGCCGACCCGATCCAAGAGGGACGCAACACCACCTACTTGATCGTTTTGCGGAACGAACGAACGGTTGCCGATCGGGATGTCACCCTCACGATCGTGGCGAGCGAAGGACTCAAGATCGTCGGCATTGCCGGACCCACGCGCGAAGTGGGGGTCACCCCGGATGGTCGTCAGGCCGAGCTGTCACCGATTGCAGAAATGCGAGCCGGGGAACAGCTCCCTGCCTATCGCATCGAAGTGCAAGGGACCCGTCCCGGTCGTCAGGTGTTTCGTGTCCTGGTGCAAAGTGCGCGCGACACCGCAGGTCAGACCGTAGAGGTCGAAACGACCGTGAACATGGCGAGTGGGCTTCGTCCCTAA
- a CDS encoding TolC family protein, with translation MSHFLDKATQTEHPDVDQMPLAEVQHAEKPLTLSNPEFKEIWELSLEEVVSISLANSKIIRGGTAVRLQSGQLVAGTGEGSLTLNSVSRAFASTYDPAITESNPGNSASGPSTDAGVAGVRQGVEAALSEFDAQVSVVGNDGNGAIASHSDRPQNIPPGQAFGLPQVETTSGGLTSQVSKRTAEGTTFAFRNVTNYSRGFTRPLGFQPLESTWTTAFEVEARHPLLRGRGALINRMPVTIARIGTDIEIRSLQANLQDMLNNIETRYWDLYLAYRNLETAKVGRDSSLVTWRIIYDKWQAGTEPVQQEAQAREQYFAFRAQVEAALRELYNNENELRLLMGLSATDGRLIRPKDEPTLAQVNFDWNEILVESIARRPELIGKRWEIKQRELEVIWARNQLLPQLDVGAMYRWVGLGDDLINADRNGLNYPAVGSTAMDELTEGNYQEWGLFFSYAMPVGFRRELAGVRHAQLRLAREQALLEDMELDVSHGLTRAIRNLDANYQLAQTNANRWAASQKEVESVEALYRGGKAPLDLVLEAQRRRAQGQAAFWSAVCEYNKSIADVHTRKGSIMDYNGVAFEEGPWPDKAYWDATGRARERDAALYMDYGWTRPSVISRGPGESMAPSIEGMQLQVPGEEYYEELPTPEPTPAMPKSEEVPTPEVEPMMPEARSTMPKAKVVSSEAVMAPRRESQVAARPTPITTGPATAAPRSSSVASSNTSNPLRGNSTSSRRDSQVRPASYDEGTSE, from the coding sequence ATGTCGCACTTCCTCGACAAGGCGACCCAAACGGAGCATCCTGACGTCGATCAGATGCCTCTGGCGGAAGTGCAGCACGCCGAGAAGCCGCTCACCTTGAGCAATCCCGAGTTCAAAGAAATTTGGGAACTCTCGCTCGAGGAAGTGGTTTCAATCTCGCTGGCCAACAGCAAAATCATTCGCGGCGGCACAGCTGTCCGCTTGCAGAGTGGTCAGCTAGTCGCTGGCACGGGTGAAGGCTCGCTGACACTCAACAGCGTGAGCCGAGCTTTTGCTTCGACCTACGACCCAGCCATCACCGAAAGCAACCCTGGCAACTCGGCGAGCGGACCAAGCACCGACGCGGGTGTCGCTGGCGTTCGCCAAGGTGTGGAAGCTGCTCTGTCGGAATTCGATGCCCAGGTGAGCGTGGTCGGCAACGACGGCAACGGTGCCATCGCCAGCCACAGCGATCGCCCCCAAAACATCCCCCCCGGACAAGCGTTCGGTTTGCCACAGGTCGAAACCACCTCGGGTGGTCTCACCTCGCAAGTTTCGAAGCGGACCGCTGAAGGCACCACCTTCGCTTTCCGTAACGTCACGAACTACAGCCGCGGCTTCACCCGTCCTCTCGGCTTTCAGCCACTCGAAAGCACTTGGACCACCGCCTTCGAAGTCGAAGCTCGTCACCCGCTGCTCCGTGGTCGTGGTGCTCTGATCAATCGCATGCCTGTGACGATCGCTCGTATCGGCACCGACATCGAAATCCGCAGCTTGCAGGCCAACTTGCAAGACATGCTCAACAACATCGAAACCCGCTACTGGGATCTCTACCTCGCTTATCGCAACCTCGAAACCGCGAAGGTTGGTCGTGATAGCTCGCTCGTCACCTGGCGCATCATCTACGACAAATGGCAAGCTGGTACCGAACCTGTTCAGCAAGAGGCACAGGCTCGCGAACAATACTTTGCTTTCCGCGCCCAAGTCGAAGCTGCTCTCCGCGAACTCTACAACAACGAAAACGAACTCCGCCTGCTGATGGGTCTGTCGGCCACCGATGGTCGCCTGATTCGTCCGAAGGATGAGCCCACCCTGGCTCAGGTGAACTTCGACTGGAACGAAATCCTCGTCGAGTCGATTGCTCGCCGACCAGAACTCATCGGCAAACGTTGGGAAATCAAGCAACGCGAACTGGAAGTGATCTGGGCTCGCAATCAGCTCCTGCCACAGCTCGACGTCGGTGCCATGTACCGATGGGTTGGTCTGGGCGACGATCTGATCAACGCCGATCGCAACGGTCTGAACTATCCAGCTGTCGGTTCGACCGCCATGGACGAACTGACCGAAGGCAACTATCAGGAATGGGGTTTGTTCTTCAGCTATGCAATGCCTGTCGGCTTCCGTCGTGAACTCGCCGGTGTCCGCCATGCTCAGCTCCGTCTGGCTCGCGAACAAGCGTTGCTCGAAGATATGGAACTCGACGTTTCGCACGGTTTGACCCGCGCTATTCGTAACCTCGACGCGAACTATCAATTGGCTCAAACTAACGCCAATCGCTGGGCCGCTTCGCAGAAAGAAGTCGAATCGGTCGAAGCCCTCTATCGTGGCGGTAAAGCTCCGCTCGATCTGGTGCTCGAAGCTCAACGTCGTCGTGCTCAAGGTCAAGCAGCGTTCTGGTCGGCTGTGTGCGAATACAACAAGTCGATTGCCGACGTGCACACTCGCAAGGGTTCGATCATGGATTACAATGGCGTTGCATTCGAAGAAGGCCCTTGGCCGGACAAAGCCTACTGGGATGCGACTGGCCGAGCTCGTGAACGTGATGCCGCCCTGTACATGGACTACGGCTGGACCCGTCCTAGCGTGATCAGCCGTGGACCAGGTGAATCGATGGCTCCTTCGATCGAAGGAATGCAGCTGCAAGTTCCTGGCGAAGAGTACTACGAAGAACTCCCCACTCCAGAACCGACGCCAGCCATGCCCAAGAGCGAAGAAGTTCCCACCCCTGAAGTGGAACCGATGATGCCCGAAGCTCGCAGCACGATGCCTAAGGCCAAAGTGGTCTCGAGCGAAGCGGTGATGGCACCTCGTCGCGAGTCGCAGGTGGCTGCTCGACCAACTCCGATTACAACTGGTCCGGCAACAGCTGCTCCACGCTCGTCGTCGGTCGCTTCGAGCAACACGAGCAACCCACTGCGGGGCAACTCGACAAGTTCGCGTCGCGATTCGCAAGTTCGTCCCGCTTCGTACGACGAAGGCACCAGTGAGTGA
- the ispG gene encoding (E)-4-hydroxy-3-methylbut-2-enyl-diphosphate synthase, with the protein MQIQRNPTRSVRIGSCTIGSGHPIAVQSMTATHTQDIDGTVALVNDLYENGADVVRIAVDSKKDAEALAEIRKQTKANLSVDLQENYRLAELVAPHVDKVRYNPGHLYHHETHKPWQEKVRYLAQVAIDNDCAMRVGVNCGSVDPAKKEMFDPHDSITPMLESAKEHCDLLDSIGFTRYNVSLKDSDPKKVVEVNKRFAEMRPDVPLHLGVTEAGLPPDGIIKTRIAFEQLIGRGIGDTIRVSLTVPNDRKKDEISAGRQILADIAAGRVRSVVDYGLKTLNIISCPSCSRVENQAFIELAQQVKEMTRYAEQHSLTIAVMGCRVNGPGETDDADLGLWCGPNFVNLKRGSTELGQYAYDAILPRLQAELDSLIASRTAS; encoded by the coding sequence GTGCAGATTCAGCGTAATCCGACCCGCAGTGTTCGTATCGGTAGTTGCACCATTGGTTCGGGGCATCCGATCGCGGTGCAAAGCATGACCGCCACCCACACGCAAGATATCGACGGCACTGTCGCGCTCGTGAACGACCTGTATGAGAACGGCGCCGACGTGGTGCGTATCGCTGTTGATAGCAAAAAAGACGCCGAGGCCCTTGCTGAAATTCGTAAGCAAACGAAAGCCAACTTGTCAGTCGACCTGCAAGAGAACTACCGCCTGGCGGAACTCGTGGCGCCGCATGTCGACAAAGTTCGCTACAACCCTGGCCATCTTTACCACCACGAAACGCATAAGCCGTGGCAAGAGAAGGTCCGCTATCTGGCACAAGTGGCCATCGATAACGACTGCGCGATGCGCGTCGGTGTGAACTGCGGAAGTGTCGATCCCGCGAAAAAAGAGATGTTCGACCCGCACGATTCGATCACGCCGATGCTCGAAAGCGCGAAGGAACATTGCGATCTGCTCGATTCGATCGGCTTTACGCGCTACAACGTGTCGCTGAAAGATAGCGATCCCAAAAAAGTGGTCGAAGTGAACAAGCGGTTCGCCGAAATGCGTCCCGATGTGCCGCTGCACTTGGGTGTGACGGAAGCTGGCCTTCCACCCGACGGCATCATCAAAACACGCATTGCGTTTGAACAGCTGATTGGCCGCGGCATTGGGGACACGATTCGCGTTTCGCTGACCGTGCCTAACGACCGCAAAAAAGATGAGATTTCCGCCGGTCGGCAAATTCTCGCCGATATCGCCGCCGGGCGTGTGCGGAGTGTGGTCGACTACGGTCTGAAAACACTGAACATTATCTCGTGCCCTAGCTGTTCGCGGGTCGAGAATCAGGCATTCATCGAACTGGCACAGCAGGTGAAAGAAATGACTCGCTATGCCGAGCAACATTCTCTCACCATTGCGGTGATGGGCTGCCGCGTGAATGGTCCCGGCGAAACCGACGACGCCGATCTGGGACTGTGGTGCGGTCCGAACTTTGTGAACCTGAAGCGCGGAAGCACAGAACTGGGGCAATATGCCTACGATGCTATCCTGCCTCGCTTGCAGGCCGAGCTCGACTCGCTCATTGCCTCGCGCACCGCTTCGTAA
- a CDS encoding WYL domain-containing protein → MSESTVLTRIRRIVKLIGLLQGSQGYNAPALARACEVSTRTIFRYLEDLREAEVPLVYDEERKTYRIPGQFFLPPTNFTADEAIAMLVLCHELGDQHKIPLFAAARSAAAKLETSLPRRLLEYLRNLSGALSIKLDATNPLEGQQGTYAELVEAIGQRHAVRIAYRSLHEKEHIETKLEPYQLLFNQHSWYVIGRSSLHREVRTFNVGRIDSLAMLDTPYEVPKSFSLERYLGNAWRLIPEPGPDHEVHLRFSPRVAKNVAEVIWHRTQQISFTEDGWLDYRVQVSGLSEISWWVMGYGDQVKVISPTDLREMICRRATGMLSLYNDGATNA, encoded by the coding sequence GTGAGTGAGTCGACTGTCCTTACACGAATCAGGCGGATCGTTAAACTGATCGGCCTGCTCCAAGGGTCGCAAGGCTATAACGCCCCGGCCCTGGCTCGTGCTTGTGAAGTCAGTACTCGCACCATTTTCCGCTATCTCGAAGACTTACGAGAAGCGGAAGTTCCGCTGGTCTACGACGAAGAGCGGAAGACCTATCGCATTCCGGGGCAGTTTTTTCTCCCCCCGACGAACTTCACGGCCGACGAAGCCATTGCCATGCTCGTGCTGTGCCACGAACTCGGGGATCAGCATAAGATCCCTCTCTTTGCCGCCGCTCGTTCAGCTGCTGCGAAACTCGAAACAAGCCTGCCACGGCGATTGCTCGAGTATCTTCGGAATCTGTCGGGCGCACTTTCGATCAAGCTCGATGCGACCAATCCCCTGGAGGGTCAGCAGGGAACCTACGCCGAACTGGTGGAGGCGATTGGCCAGCGGCATGCCGTCCGGATTGCGTACCGAAGTTTGCACGAGAAAGAGCATATCGAGACCAAGCTCGAGCCCTACCAACTGCTGTTCAATCAACACAGCTGGTACGTGATTGGCCGCTCGAGTTTGCATCGCGAGGTCCGGACGTTCAACGTGGGACGTATCGACAGCCTTGCCATGCTGGATACTCCGTACGAAGTTCCTAAGTCGTTTTCCCTCGAGCGGTACCTGGGAAATGCCTGGCGGCTGATTCCCGAACCGGGTCCCGACCACGAAGTCCATTTGCGCTTTAGCCCGCGTGTGGCGAAGAACGTCGCCGAAGTGATTTGGCACCGGACTCAGCAGATTTCGTTTACTGAAGATGGCTGGCTCGACTACCGGGTGCAGGTTTCGGGACTGAGCGAAATCAGCTGGTGGGTGATGGGTTATGGCGATCAGGTGAAGGTGATTTCTCCGACAGACCTGCGGGAGATGATCTGCCGCCGTGCCACCGGCATGCTTTCCCTGTATAACGATGGGGCCACGAACGCCTAG